From a region of the Leishmania donovani BPK282A1 complete genome, chromosome 24 genome:
- a CDS encoding myo-inositol/proton symporter (MIT): MRASVMLCAALGGFLFGYDTGVINAALFQMKDHFGFSEHSWQYALIVAIAIAGAFVGAFISGFISAAFGRRPCIAVADALFVIGSVLMGAAPNVEVVLVSRVIVGLAIGISSATIPVYLAEVTSPKHRGATIVLNNLFLTGGQFVAAGFTAIMVVFTSKNIGWRVAIGIGALPAVVQAFCLLFFLPESPRWLLSKGHADRAKAVADKFEVDLCEFQEGDELPSVSIDYRPLMARDMRFRVVLSSGLQIIQQFSGINTIMYYSSVILYDAGFRDAIMPVVLSIPLAFMNALFTAVAIFTVDRFGRRRMLLISVFGCLVLLVVIAIIGFFIGTRISYSVGGGLFLALLAVFLALYAPGIGCIPWVIMGEIFPTHLRTSAASVATMANWGANVLVSQVFPILMGAIGVGGTFTIISGLMALGCIFVYFFAVETKGLTLEQIDNMFRKRAGLPPRFHEEGESGESGAGYREDGDLGRLATEDVCDLSSLGNRVVSFAKAEDAFTEVAMPDRHAVSNKFEERATSSSSDPQSLENQDEVRQAAIKAAPHEPK, encoded by the coding sequence GCCATTGCCATCGCTGGTGCCTTCGTTGGCGCCTTTATTTCTGGCTTCATCTCTGCCGCCTTTGGTCGCCGTCCATGCATCGCCGTGGCGGACGCCCTGTTCGTTATCGGCTCTGTGCTTATGGGCGCTGCCCCAAATGTGGAAGTGGTGCTCGTGTCGCGCGTCATCGTCGGTTTGGCTATCGGTATCAGCTCTGCCACCATTCCAGTGTACCTGGCGGAAGTAACATCGCCGAAGCACCGTGGCGCCACCATCGTTCTCAACAACCTGTTTCTGACAGGTGGCCAGTTTGTTGCGGCCGGTTTCACCGCGATCATGGTCGTCTTCACGAGCAAGAACATCGGTTGGCGTGTGGCGATCGGCATAGGTGCGCTGCCGGCTGTCGTTCAGGCGTTctgcctcctctttttcctgCCGGAGAGCCCACGCTGGCTTCTCTCGAAGGGCCACGCGGACCGCGCCAAGGCGGTAGCGGACAAGTTCGAGGTGGACCTCTGCGAGTTCCAGGAGGGCGATGAGCTGCCGTCCGTCAGCATCGACTATCGCCCGCTGATGGCGCGCGACATGCGCTTCCGCGTGGTGCTCAGCTCTGGGCTGCAGATCATTCAGCAGTTTTCGGGTATCAACACCATCATGTACTACAGCTCTGTGATCCTGTACGACGCCGGCTTCCGAGACGCCATCATGCCAGTCGTTCTGTCCATCCCGCTCGCCTTCATGAATGCCCTCTTCACGGCGGTAGCCATCTTCACGGTCGACCGCTTTggtcgccgccgcatgcTGCTCATCTCTGTCTTTGGCTGCcttgtgctgctggtggtgatTGCCATAATTGGCTTCTTCATCGGCACGCGCATCTCGTACTCCGTTGGCGGCGGGCTTTTCttggcgctgctcgccgtcTTTCTCGCCTTGTACGCGCCTGGCATTGGCTGCATCCCGTGGGTGATCATGGGCGAGATCTTTCCTACGCACCTGCGGACATCGGCGGCATCCGTCGCGACCATGGCCAACTGGGGGGCCAACGTACTCGTGTCGCAGGTGTTTCCGATCCTGATGGGCGccatcggcgtcggcggcacctTCACGATCATCTCCGGTCTCATGGCCCTCGGCTGCATATTTGTCTACTTCTTCGCCGTGGAGACGAAGGGGCTCACGCTGGAGCAGATCGACAACATGTTCCGCAAGCGCGCcggcctgccgccgcgcttccacgaggaaggcgagagcggcgaAAGCGGTGCCGGTTACCGCGAAGACGGCGACCTCGGCCGCCTGGCGACGGAGGATGTCTGTGACCTGTCCTCGTTGGGCAACCGGGTTGTGTCCTTTGCCAAAGCGGAGGACGCCTTCACGGAGGTGGCAATGCCCGATCGCCACGCCGTGTCCAACAAGTttgaagagagagcgacgagCTCTTCCTCAGATCCCCAGTCGCTCGAAAACCAGGACGAGGTGCGGCAAGCAGCCATCAAAGCAGCTCCGCACGAGCCCAAGTAG